Proteins found in one Plasmodium coatneyi strain Hackeri chromosome 10, complete sequence genomic segment:
- a CDS encoding Single-strand binding protein, whose protein sequence is MKALLLTSVMYVLCLPAIWGYVGDPKMHKLTVGGNSNQRRSSTRKVNLFKTKLQSDYNYEGKRYYNNRPMTGEKSLNKISLIGRVGCEPDIKILNGGDKVATFSLATNEFWRDRNTNELKSKTDWHRIVVYDQNIVDLVDKFLRKGRRVYIQGSLHTRRWFGNDLTNQPRQITEVVLSYNKGDLIFLDDKRNFISRNNSNVQNSESPSSNSEPNVANSLGGNSDEGITPSSSHSDVAAEQDDFAHGLEGAATEGFDSLEDGLGKEEGIYDKMNTQEFDE, encoded by the coding sequence ATGAAGGCGCTACTGCTAACCAGCGTGATGTACGTCCTGTGCCTTCCAGCAATATGGGGATACGTGGGGGACCCGAAAATGCACAAGTTGACGGTGGGGGGTAATTCAAACCAGAGGAGAAGTTCCACCCGCAAGGTGAATCTTTTCAAAACGAAGTTGCAAAGCGATTACAACTACGAGGGTAAGAGGTACTACAACAACAGACCCATGACGGGGGAAAAGTCGCTCAACAAAATTTCACTCATAGGACGAGTTGGCTGCGAACcagatataaaaatattaaatggAGGAGACAAAGTTGCTACGTTCAGCTTGGCAACAAATGAGTTTTGGAGAGACAGGAACACAAATGAATTAAAGTCCAAGACGGACTGGCATCGCATCGTGGTATATGACCAGAACATTGTTGACCTTGTGGATAAATTTTtacgaaagggaaggagagtATACATTCAGGGATCGCTACACACGAGGAGATGGTTCGGCAATGACCTAACCAATCAGCCGAGACAGATAACGGAAGTGGTATTATCATACAATAAAGGCGatttaatatttttggaTGACAAGCGAAATTTTATTTCGCGAAATAAttcaaatgtgcaaaatagTGAAAGTCCTAGTTCAAACAGCGAACCGAATGTTGCGAACAGTTTGGGGGGAAACTCCGACGAGGGGATAACTCCATCGAGCAGTCACAGTGATGTTGCTGCGGAACAGGATGACTTTGCACACGGACTGGAGGGCGCTGCTACGGAGGGGTTCGATTCGCTGGAGGACGGCCTCGGGAAGGAGGAGGGCATCTACGACAAGATGAATACGCAAGAGTTTGACGAATGA
- a CDS encoding ATP-dependent RNA helicase: MSDYYDHYRKDKYNSISSSSKRRRSNSRYDNHERKKEHHEEGTHKRARPLEDDDDEEEANYRRDMQSYRERLREQWGDRIRRDRDREKYNQRERDRDRSRDRSRDHRRDRSPEERPKKSKRKEHLHNSSDEEDEHKDRRNGRGRHRVSSGRHPEDAAKRRRSRKRSTSEERSDDGSSDRRRNEREDLHRQQSSEKHSKKKKKKSNSSSDERSNSTVKEVHKDRQSDKKKRGSNEGGGERPKGGDKNGTAVVTAITAVQGGDERNHEEENKLSRLERLKRFAQRIMNRGNEEASPKVETKVNTKATKFTLNKSTSSAGRKFDLDVFVADRPDGDEEESAADEEEKKGKMKMLGKRKKDSDTRRDLLPHSPSRGDIGEEPTEEPPPGDDNEDPLEVFMRNLEQNCGEVEGETVGPNQAITLEEIYSYDENRHRFEGVKQPGGGVTEEVHQADDQMHQVDDQMHQTDDQMHQTDDQMHQTDKQPPQSADLEDDQNGEEYHRLFMQALRKKAEEENDEKGMSAPHDAESKADSSADSSEAIENLSEDSEYNVETNALKKTNKKLLQVNRDEVEYLPIKKNIYVQVSEITNMKDSDVDLFRKNNGNIIVRGKNCPRPVQYFYQCGLPSKILPILERKNFKKMFGIQMQTIPALMCGRDVIAIAETGSGKTLSYLFPLIRHVLHQPPLRNNDGPIAIVLTPTRELSKQVKSEARPYCQAVNLRILAVYGGSNIGTQLNTLKRGVEILVGTPGRIIDILTISNCKVTNLNRVSFVVLDEADRLLDLGFESQIHNILNNCRKDKQTAMISATFPTYIQNLAKKLLYKPIEIIVGEKGKTNNNIYQFVEVVQVRQKIYRLLKLLGDWTTYGLILIFVNKQLEADLLYLELFKYDYKTLVLHGGQDQADREFTLQTFKEGKNKILIATSVMARGIDIKDIIVVINYECPDHIEDYIHRVGRTGRSNKIGYAYTFVTPEEQAKAYDIYSLIKNNIYYMNKTIDMPIELEELVREYTQSSNYAEVKKKGYKGKGFKFTPNEKSRLQMDKANAKRELGLVRDKDGAADNHLEGDAPDGEVEGATAGTVGESPILGGSVPPPKQAQQQSQQQPQQQPQQRHPQPPPPPPPGEPSPQSEIKRIELEIQRIKMNDTMDLKLKAKQINELMKTYNFVALQQNTVKKNADATQEADIEKMAEQEATKATEHIKNETERQQLFNKVKQEVKKKLMDSKLQSNSKAENIHRNMLLNSMRTRNMKKYSPFIPHTYVMEDNSIMQEFYINDYTQHVRLKICNREVLSRISDMSGARCQIKGQYSNPNQPNKTTFLLDAKPLHIEITASNYNQVQIAHNEFTSMINQLLQNSNMKGHRKG; the protein is encoded by the coding sequence GAAGACGAACACAAAGACCGCAGAAATGGCAGAGGCAGGCACCGAGTAAGCAGCGGAAGGCATCCAGAAGACGCTgcgaaaaggaggaggtcAAGGAAACGCAGCACCAGTGAGGAGAGAAGTGACGACGGAAGTAGTGacagaaggaggaacgaACGGGAAGACCTCCATCGTCAGCAATCCTCGGAAAAGCattcgaagaagaagaaaaaaaaaagcaactcCTCGTCAGACGAGCGCAGTAACAGCACGGTGAAGGAGGTGCACAAAGACAGACAAAgtgataagaagaaaaggggaagcaatGAGGGTGGTGGTGAACGACCCAAGGGGGGagataaaaatggaacagcgGTCGTTACGGCCATTACCGCTGTCCAAGGGGGGGACGAGCGAAACCACGAAGAAGAGAACAAGCTCTCCAGGCTGGAGCGACTCAAGCGGTTCGCGCAGAGGATCATGAACAGGGGCAACGAGGAGGCAAGCCCTAAGGTTGAGACGAAGGTCAACACGAAGGCCACCAAGTTTACCCTTAACAAGTCCACCAGCAGCGCCGGCAGGAAATTCGACCTGGACGTGTTTGTGGCAGACAGGCCAGACGGAGACGAGGAGGAAAGTGCTGctgatgaggaggagaagaaggggaagatgaaaatgctagggaagaggaagaaggacagTGATACACGTCGAGACTTGCTTCCCCATTCGCCCAGCAGGGGAGACATCGGAGAAGAACCCACAGAGGAACCACCTCCAGGGGACGATAATGAAGACCCCCTCGAAGTGTTCATGAGAAACTTGGAACAGAACTGCGGTGAAGTAGAGGGCGAAACGGTGGGTCCAAACCAGGCCATAACGCTGGAGGAGATCTACAGTTATGATGAGAACCGGCACCGGTTCGAGGGGGTAAAGCAGCCAGGGGGGGGAGTCACTGAAGAGGTGCACCAAGCGGATGACCAGATGCACCAAGTGGATGACCAGATGCACCAAACGGATGATCAGATGCACCAAACGGATGATCAGATGCACCAGACTGATAAGCAGCCACCCCAAAGCGCCGACCTGGAAGACGACCAGAACGGCGAGGAATACCACCGGTTGTTCATGCAAGCGCTGAGGAAGAAAGCCGAGGAGGAGAACGATGAAAAAGGTATGTCAGCACCCCATGATGCGGAAAGCAAGGCAGATAGTAGCGCAGACAGCAGCGAAGCGATCGAAAACCTGAGCGAAGACAGTGAATACAACGTCGAAACGAATGCCctgaaaaaaacgaataagAAGCTGCTTCAAGTGAACCGCGATGAAGTGGAGTATCTacccataaaaaaaaacatctacGTGCAGGTAAGTGAAATAACAAACATGAAGGACAGCGACGTGGACCTCTTCCGGAAGAACAACGGAAATATAATCGTGAGGGGGAAGAACTGTCCAAGACCAGTGCAGTACTTTTACCAATGCGGATTGCCATCTAAAATTCTACCGATCCTGGAGaggaagaattttaaaaaaatgtttggcATACAGATGCAGACGATCCCTGCGTTAATGTGTGGGAGGGACGTCATAGCCATTGCAGAAACGGGTAGTGGTAAAACCCTGTCCTATTTGTTTCCACTCATTAGACACGTTCTTCATCAACCACCCCTTCGAAATAATGACGGTCCAATAGCCATCGTACTTACTCCAACTAGAGAACTGAGCAAACAGGTGAAGAGTGAAGCGAGACCCTACTGCCAAGCGGTAAACCTGCGAATCTTGGCTGTCTATGGGGGATCAAACATTGGTACACAACTAAACACACTGAAGAGAGGAGTGGAAATATTAGTTGGTACCCCAGGTCGTATAATCGACATCCTAACGATAAGCAACTGTAAGGTAACTAATCTGAATAGAGTCTCCTTTGTCGTTTTGGACGAAGCGGACCGTCTGTTGGATCTCGGGTTTGAGTCTCAAATACACAACATTCTGAACAACTGCAGGAAGGACAAACAGACGGCCATGATATCGGCCACTTTTCCAACGTATATACAAAATCTAGCGAAGAAGTTGCTCTACAAACCGATCGAAATTATTGTAGGCGAAAAGGGCAAAACGAACAACAACATTTATCAGTTTGTGGAGGTTGTACAGGTCAGACAGAAGATCTATAGATTGCTAAAACTCCTTGGAGACTGGACCACCTACGGGTTGatcctcatttttgtgaacaaGCAGTTAGAAGCAGATCTGCTATATTTGGAACTTTTTAAGTATGACTACAAGACGTTGGTTCTGCATGGAGGACAAGATCAAGCGGACAGAGAATTCACTCTACAGACATTCAAAGAGGGCAAAAACAAGATACTCATTGCCACGTCAGTCATGGCTAGAGGGATAGACATAAAGGATATCATTGTGGTGATAAATTATGAATGCCCAGACCACATAGAGGATTACATTCATCGTGTTGGAAGAACAGGTCGATCCAACAAAATTGGTTATGCGTATACTTTTGTCACCCCGGAGGAACAGGCAAAGGCTTACGACATCTACAGCCTCATTAagaacaatatatattacatgaACAAAACGATTGATATGCCTATAGAGTTGGAGGAACTCGTTAGGGAGTATACCCAAAGTAGTAACTACGCTgaggtgaagaagaaggggtaTAAAGGGAAGGGGTTCAAGTTTACCCCGAATGAGAAATCACGCCTCCAGATGGATAAGGCCAATGCGAAGAGGGAACTCGGCTTGGTGCGGGACAAAGACGGGGCGGCGGATAACCATCTCGAGGGGGATGCCCCCGACGGGGAAGTAGAAGGAGCAACGGCAGGCACAGTGGGGGAAAGTCCCATCCTGGGGGGAAGTGTTCCTCCACCAAAGCAAGCACAACAGCAATCACAACAGCAACCGCAACAACAACCGCAACAGAGGCATCCACAACCACCGCCACCACCCCCGCCGGGAGAACCCAGCCCACAAAGCGAAATAAAACGAATCGAACTGGAAATacagagaataaaaatgaacgatACCATGGATCTGAAGCTGAAGGCCAAGCAGATAAATGAGCTGATGAAGACCTACAACTTCGTGGCGCTCCAGCAGAACActgtcaaaaaaaatgcagacgCCACGCAGGAAGCtgatatagaaaaaatggccGAACAGGAAGCCACCAAGGCAACCGAACATATAAAGAACGAAACGGAAAGACAACAACTCTTTAACAAAGTTAAgcaggaagtgaaaaaaaaactaatgGATAGCAAGCTGCAGAGCAACTCCAAAGCGGAAAACATTCATAGGAATATGCTTCTAAATTCTATGAGGACACgaaacatgaaaaaatactCTCCCTTTATTCCTCACACGTATGTTATGGAGGACAACTCCATCATGCAGGAATTCTACATAAATGACTATACGCAGCACGTGCGGCTGAAGATATGCAACCGGGAGGTGCTCTCTCGCATTTCCGACATGTCTGGTGCAAGGTGCCAGATAAAGGGACAGTACTCCAACCCCAATCAGCCGAATAAGACAACCTTCCTGCTTGATGCCAAACCGCTACACATTGAAATCACCGCGTCGAACTACAACCAGGTGCAAATTGCGCATAATGAGTTCACCTCCATGATTAACCAGTTACTCCAAAATAGCAACATGAAGGGGCACCGCAAGGGGTGA